DNA from Variovorax sp. PBL-H6:
TTGTTGAGCTTCTTCTTGACGGCCTCGACCACCGCGTTGGAGAGCTCGACCGAGAAGCCGATCGGCTTGCCTCCATCCAGGTAGCTGAAGGGCACCGAGGACTCGCGGTAGGCGAGCGTGATCTTGCCGGAGGCGGCGATCTTGGCCAGGGTGTCGGCAGCCTGCGCGCCGGTTGCGGCAGCAGCGAGCGACACGGCGGCCACCAATACGGAAATCTTCATGCGAGCCCTTTCGGTCGGATTGAAATGTGTTGCGGAGTGTAGGAACGATTCACTCCGTCGTCACAATTCCTTTTGCGGGCATGGCCATGATCAAAAGTTATGACTTGGGCGCTCGAGGGCATGAGCTTTGGCTATGGGCCGCCGCGCTTTTGGCATTTCACGCACCGGCGGCCACCGCCTAGAGTCGGCACATTCCAATGAAAGCGACAGGAAGAAGGCGTCATGCATGTGGGTGTGCTGGGTGCGGGCATCGTCGGCTTGGCCACGGCCTGGCAGTTGAGCCGGCGGGGCTGCCAGGTGAGCGTGGTTGATCGCGCGGTGCCCGGGTCCGGCGCGAGCGGCGGCAATGGCGCGCAGCTGAGCTATTCCTACGTGCAGCCGCTGGCGGATCCCTCCATCTGGAAGCAGCTGCCGAAGTTGCTGTTCTCGCCCTCCTCCCCGCTCAAGCTGCGGCCCCAGCTCGATCCGCTGCAGTGGCGTTGGGGGCTGGCCTTTCTCGCGGCATGCAACGCGCGCACCTCGCGCGAGACCACGGCTCGACTGCTGGGATTGGCTGCCGAGAGCCGCACCGCGTTCGATGCCATGCTCGCCGAGCTCGAACCCGACTGCGATTTCTCCAGCACAGGCAAGTTGGTTCTGTATGCGAGCGCCGCCTCGCTGCATGGCGCCGGCCGTCAACTCGCGCTTCAGCGCACGATGGGCAGCGAGCAGCGCCTGGTCACGCCCGACGAATGCATCGCAATCGAACCGGCACTGACGGCATATCGCGACCAGATGGCGGGCGCCATCCACACGCCCAGCGAATGCGCTGCCGACTGTCTCAAGCTCTGCATCGCGCTCGAAGGTGCATTGAGGGCGCGCGGCGTGCGCTTCCTGCTCGACTGCGAGGTGCAGGGCTTCGAACGCGGTGATGGCCGTCTGGCTGCGGTGCGCACCAGCGCGGGCGACCTGGAGGCCGACGCCTTCGTCATGGCCCTCGGCACCGCCTCGCACCGGCTGGGTCGCCAGCTCGGCAGCTACTTGCCGGTCTATCCGCTCAAGGGATACAGCATCACGGTCGATGTGGATGGCGCACCCGACGCCGCGCCGCGCGTCAGCGTGACCGACAGCGCGCGCAAGGTGGTGTTCGCGCGCATCGGCTCGCGCCTGCGGGTGGCCGGAATGGCCGAGTTGGTGGGGCACGATGCGAGCATACCGGCCACGCGCATCGAGACGCTGGCGGCGGCGACGCGCGCCGTGTTTCCGCAGGCCAGCCGCATGCAGGCGCTCCATCCCTGGACCGGCATGCGCCCGGCCACACCGACAGGCGTTCCGATCATCGGTCGCGTGGCCGGTGCGCCGTCGAACATGTTGTTCAACACCGGCCATGGCGCGCTGGGTTTCACGCTGGCCTTCGGGTCGGCAGAGCGCGTGGCGCGGCAATTGGCTGGCTAGGCCATCTCCTCGATCGCATCGCGCATGCAGCGCGTGATGCCGCGGACCGCCACCGAATCGGGCCGCTCGGCAAATCGCAAGGCACGGATCGGCACCGGGATGCGCGGCTCGAGCGCCAGCACATCCACCTTGTCGCGATCGGCCGAGCTGGCGGTGCAGCCGTCGACCAGCGCCACGCCCAAGCCATGGTGCGCCATGGCAAGCGCGGCATGGTAGGTCTGCACCGTGACGATCGCCTCTTGAAAACCCACGCCGGCCTGCCTGCAAGCCTGGCTCAGGGTCGTGCCCACGGGGTCGCGGCTGTCGAGCCCCACCACCGGGACCTTGACCAGATCGTGCAGCGCCGCCGAGCCATTGCGAACCAGCACGCGCGGCAACATCCCCTTGGGTGCGATGCACACCATTCGGCTGTCGGCCAGCGCCTCCTGGGTGAGCGAGGGATGCACCGCCGGACTGAAGGCGAAGCCGACATCCGCCTCTTGCCGAAGCAGCGCGGACATGATCTGCGGCGAATGCAGCGATTCCACGGTGACGGCAATTCCCGGGTGCTTCTGCCGAAAGGCCTTGAGCGCACGCGGCAGCACTTCATAGCTCAACGCCAGCACCGTGAGGATGCGCAGCTCGCCCG
Protein-coding regions in this window:
- a CDS encoding D-amino acid dehydrogenase encodes the protein MHVGVLGAGIVGLATAWQLSRRGCQVSVVDRAVPGSGASGGNGAQLSYSYVQPLADPSIWKQLPKLLFSPSSPLKLRPQLDPLQWRWGLAFLAACNARTSRETTARLLGLAAESRTAFDAMLAELEPDCDFSSTGKLVLYASAASLHGAGRQLALQRTMGSEQRLVTPDECIAIEPALTAYRDQMAGAIHTPSECAADCLKLCIALEGALRARGVRFLLDCEVQGFERGDGRLAAVRTSAGDLEADAFVMALGTASHRLGRQLGSYLPVYPLKGYSITVDVDGAPDAAPRVSVTDSARKVVFARIGSRLRVAGMAELVGHDASIPATRIETLAAATRAVFPQASRMQALHPWTGMRPATPTGVPIIGRVAGAPSNMLFNTGHGALGFTLAFGSAERVARQLAG
- a CDS encoding LysR family transcriptional regulator; the encoded protein is MRLRHIEVFNAIMLTGSVSAAARLINITQPAVSRTLQHAELQLGFPLFQRAKGRLTPTTEAQALYPHIERLFAQLDEVQRLAAHLRTGSDAGELRILTVLALSYEVLPRALKAFRQKHPGIAVTVESLHSPQIMSALLRQEADVGFAFSPAVHPSLTQEALADSRMVCIAPKGMLPRVLVRNGSAALHDLVKVPVVGLDSRDPVGTTLSQACRQAGVGFQEAIVTVQTYHAALAMAHHGLGVALVDGCTASSADRDKVDVLALEPRIPVPIRALRFAERPDSVAVRGITRCMRDAIEEMA